A window of Nasonia vitripennis strain AsymCx chromosome 3 unlocalized genomic scaffold, Nvit_psr_1.1 chr3_random0004, whole genome shotgun sequence contains these coding sequences:
- the LOC100115436 gene encoding glucosamine-6-phosphate isomerase isoform X2 encodes MRLVICDDSANVAEWSAKYVLKRIHDFKPNENKYFVLGLPTGGTPLGMYKKLIEYYKAGKISFKYVKTFNMDEYVDLPRDHPESYHYYMYNNFFKHIDIDPENVHILDGNAKDLEHECNEFERKMKEAGGVELFIGGIGPDGHIAFNEPGSSLASRTRVKTLAQDTLEANARFFGNDVNKVPKQALTVGVGTVMDAKEVMILITGSHKAFALYKAIEEGINHMWTVSAFQQHPRTLIICDEDATLELRVKTVKYFKSLSDVHRKLVEQAKDYYD; translated from the exons atgcgTCTAGTGATCTGTGATGACTCTGCTAATGTGGCGGAGTGGTCTGCAAAATATGTTTTGAAAAGGATACATGATTTCAAACCAAATGAGAACAAATACTTTGTTCTGGGACTGCCAACTg GTGGAACTCCTCTTGGCATGTACAAAAAACTCATAGAATACTACAAGGCTGGAAAGATATCATTCAAATATGTTAAAACTTTTAACATGGATGAATACGTTGATTTACCAAGAGATCATCCTGAATCATATCATTATtacatgtataataattttttcaaacatataGACATTGACCCTGAAAATGTTCACATACTTGATGGAAATGCGAAAGATCTAGAGCATGAATGCAATGAGtttgaaagaaaaatgaaagaagcTGGAGGAGTTGAACTCTTTATTGgag gCATTGGCCCCGATGGCCACATAGCATTTAATGAACCTGGCTCATCACTTGCATCAAGGACCAGAGTCAAAACTTTGGCACAAGATACTTTGGAGGCAAATGCGAGGTTCTTTGGAAATGATGTTAACAAAGTACCCAAGCAAGCACTGACTGTCGGCGTTGGTACTGTAATGGACGCTAAAGAGGTCATGATCTTGATCACTGGCTCCCACAAGGCCTTTGCTCTTTATAAGGCTATAGAAGAAGGAATTAATCACATGTGGACTGTTTCTGCATTCCAACAGCATCCTCGTACATTAATTATTTGCGATGAAGATGCTACACTAGAGCTTCGCGTCAAAACTGTGAAATACTTTAAG AGTTTGTCCGACGTTCACAGAAAACTTGTGGAGCAGGCAAAGGACTATTACGATTAG
- the LOC100115436 gene encoding glucosamine-6-phosphate isomerase isoform X1: protein MRLVICDDSANVAEWSAKYVLKRIHDFKPNENKYFVLGLPTGGTPLGMYKKLIEYYKAGKISFKYVKTFNMDEYVDLPRDHPESYHYYMYNNFFKHIDIDPENVHILDGNAKDLEHECNEFERKMKEAGGVELFIGGIGPDGHIAFNEPGSSLASRTRVKTLAQDTLEANARFFGNDVNKVPKQALTVGVGTVMDAKEVMILITGSHKAFALYKAIEEGINHMWTVSAFQQHPRTLIICDEDATLELRVKTVKYFKALSAVHHKLIEEDGEAFPRRPQNNA, encoded by the exons atgcgTCTAGTGATCTGTGATGACTCTGCTAATGTGGCGGAGTGGTCTGCAAAATATGTTTTGAAAAGGATACATGATTTCAAACCAAATGAGAACAAATACTTTGTTCTGGGACTGCCAACTg GTGGAACTCCTCTTGGCATGTACAAAAAACTCATAGAATACTACAAGGCTGGAAAGATATCATTCAAATATGTTAAAACTTTTAACATGGATGAATACGTTGATTTACCAAGAGATCATCCTGAATCATATCATTATtacatgtataataattttttcaaacatataGACATTGACCCTGAAAATGTTCACATACTTGATGGAAATGCGAAAGATCTAGAGCATGAATGCAATGAGtttgaaagaaaaatgaaagaagcTGGAGGAGTTGAACTCTTTATTGgag gCATTGGCCCCGATGGCCACATAGCATTTAATGAACCTGGCTCATCACTTGCATCAAGGACCAGAGTCAAAACTTTGGCACAAGATACTTTGGAGGCAAATGCGAGGTTCTTTGGAAATGATGTTAACAAAGTACCCAAGCAAGCACTGACTGTCGGCGTTGGTACTGTAATGGACGCTAAAGAGGTCATGATCTTGATCACTGGCTCCCACAAGGCCTTTGCTCTTTATAAGGCTATAGAAGAAGGAATTAATCACATGTGGACTGTTTCTGCATTCCAACAGCATCCTCGTACATTAATTATTTGCGATGAAGATGCTACACTAGAGCTTCGCGTCAAAACTGTGAAATACTTTAAG GCTCTCAGTGCCGTTCATCATAAGTTGATCGAAGAGGACGGAGAAGCATTTCCACGTCGTCCTCAAAATAACGCGTGA
- the LOC100116067 gene encoding nuclear speckle splicing regulatory protein 1, which yields MAKQYGLVLPKKNLSAPKAGNVFGNDDDSEEEGGTDWVKKALKAENEKNKIKRQTQINMQKALKEDPSIFQYDEVYDEIERTKEEERSVKKVEKKAKYIDNLLKTAELRKKEQELRKDRIIQKEIEAEDAMFPDKERYVTSSYKAKLEEMKKFEAEQDNQDRLEAIGDVTKQKDMSGFYRHLYRQTVEKNDADLGIKPKISKESEKVEEKLELKDDIDKDDPIPSDSESDDDAKDIPKSSSVAKLKKKRQYRKRAQEASESESEPEPEKQREKEGEAETDKSEKTDSKHESESPSKKAKTSDEVEDEEEKSSIPSAEEVAKLLNKKYAEKTTEETPTPNGVKETVEEKPKVEEKVKINIWEKRTVGPIFEAALQRYLIRKQERLAGS from the coding sequence ataTGGACTTGTTTTACCAAAAAAGAATTTGTCTGCTCCCAAGGCTGGGAATGTTTTTGGTAATGACGATGATTctgaagaagaaggaggaacTGATTGGGTAAAAAAAGCATTGAAGGctgaaaatgagaaaaataaaattaagaggCAAACGCAGATTAATATGCAAAAGGCATTGAAGGAAGACCCAAGCATATTTCAGTATGACGAAGTTTATGATGAAATTGAGCGCACTAAGGAGGAGGAAAGATCTgtgaaaaaagtagaaaagaaAGCAAAATATATCGACAACTTATTGAAAACTGCAGAGCTTAGAAAGAAGGAACAAGAACTCAGAAAAGACAGGATAATTCAGAAGGAAATAGAGGCAGAAGATGCTATGTTTCCTGATAAAGAACGGTATGTGACCTCAAGTTATAAAGCAAAACTAGAAGAAATGAAAAAGTTTGAAGCAGAGCAAGATAATCAAGACAGATTAGAAGCCATCGGAGATGTCACAAAACAAAAAGACATGTCTGGCTTTTATAGACATTTGTACAGGCAAACTGTAGAGAAAAATGATGCAGATCTTGGAATCAAACCTAAAATTAGCAAAGAAAGTGAAAAGGTTGAAGAAAAATTAGAATTGAAAGATGATATTGATAAAGATGATCCGATTCCTTCAGACTCAGAATCAGATGATGATGCAAAAGACATTCCCAAAAGCTCTTCTGTAGctaaactaaaaaagaaaaggcaATACCGTAAAAGAGCACAAGAGGCTTCAGAATCAGAATCTGAACCTGAGCCTGAAAagcaaagagagaaagaaggagaaGCTGAAACAGATAAGTCTGAGAAAACGGATAGTAAACATGAATCAGAATCACCATCTAAGAAAGCAAAGACATCTGACGAAGTtgaagatgaagaagaaaagagcAGCATACCTTCTGCTGAAGAGGTTGCAAAGCttcttaataaaaaatacgcaGAGAAAACCACCGAAGAAACTCCAACTCCTAATGGAGTTAAAGAGACAGTAGAAGAGAAGCCTAAAGTTGAAGAGaaggtaaaaataaatatttgggAAAAGAGAACTGTTGGTCCTATCTTTGAAGCTGCATTACAGAGATATCTAATAAGAAAACAGGAGAGATTAGCAGGATCTTAA